The nucleotide window AGCAGAAACCAAAAAGCTACAAATTGTAGCTTCCTAATTTCTCCAGTTGGAGGAAGCGCTTCTGGCCGAAAGCTGGCCCCAAGTGGTTTACCAAACAGCCCAAAGAATTTCAGAAGCGCTTTTGGAAGGAAAAGCAGTTTCAAAAGCCCTCCCAAACTGGGCCTCAGTCGGTAAGTCCAACaatcttttcttttatattttgtttaattaacttTATGAAATATTCTAAAATTTTTGGACTACTCAAAGAACCCAAGTCGCGAAATACTTCACCTTAAAATCGGCCTCCTGATCTAAGTCTGATCTCATCAAAAACAGTAAGAGTTAAGTTTGATCACTTTAATATTCAAAAAGTATTATATTTATGTCACAGAAACGTAGTCACATAAACACCATGTTGATGAGGTGATTACGCAATTGACAAACccaccaccaaaaaaaaaaagtgagcaGTGAGCAAGGCattctttttacttttctttggTCGACGTATGAGAAACAGAACAGCCGCACTTGAGGTTTGGTGAAGTGCGGTCCCTCTTGCATAATGCTCACTCCACTACCATCTCTGGATATATGATTCTGTCTATAAAGTAGTTCAAAGGGAAGAAACAAAGTCACAAACATACAAAAGGGGAAGGGCCTAAAAATGGTGTCTCTGCAATCTTGCTTCGTTCTACTACTTCTTTGCCTTTCCTATCTCAGCGCAACTGCCtcaccaccatcatcatcaacatgcaATGGTTCCATAGCAGAGTGTGAAACAGAAAGCGAGCTGCTGATGGATTCCGAAATAAGCAGAAGGTTTCTCGCACAGAAGTACATCTCACCTGGAGCTTTGAGGAAAGACCAACCAGTCTGCAACGGCGGTGCTAGAGGCGAAGCTTATAGTAAAACAGGAGGTTGTCTTCCTCCTCCGGCTAACCCTTATAACAGAGGCTGCTCTAAATACTATCGGTGTAGATCCGACTCGTGATCGGACACAAGCAGGCTTGAATTTATTATTCACTACGCATCTACCTAGTCTGTTGTTCTTGGTTTCTGCTTCAATAAACTCATGCAAACTTTTAAGATCAGATTATTGCATTTAGCAGTCCTAATACAGAAGGGTTCTCATTTGTAATAGAACCAACTTGGTTTGCTTAAGTTGCGAAAACTTGGTTTGCTTGTGATATAAATTTCACCAGAAGTTTACTTTCGCTCTTCACACCAAAGAAGATTATCGCTGTTCTATAAGAAGTATGTGTTTGGTTCCTAATCagtgtttcttttttttgaataaacctAATCAGTGTTTCTAGCAGAAACAAAATTTTAAGATCAGATTATTGCATGTAGCAGTCCTAATACAGAAGGGTTCTCATTTGTAATAGAACCAACTTGGTTTGCTTAAGTTGCGAAAACTTGTTTTGCTTGTGATATAAATTTCACCGGAAGTTTACTTTCGCTCTTCACACCAAAGAAGATTATCGCTGTTCTATAAGAAGTATGTGTTTGGTTCCTAATCAGCGTTTCTAGCAGAAACAAAATTTTGTCGGTCAAAACAGTTACCATCTCATCTGTGCGATATTGCCAATGTAGTAGAAACTAATATACCCAATTTCCATTTTTATGAATTACCCATCTTCTGGTTCCAACATATTCCCAATAATGTAGTACAAATACGACTTTTAGGTATTATTGAAAAAATGCACCAACAACCAATGGTTGTGGGTTTCTCAGGTGCAATTGTTGACATT belongs to Rosa chinensis cultivar Old Blush chromosome 4, RchiOBHm-V2, whole genome shotgun sequence and includes:
- the LOC112198523 gene encoding protein RALF-like 32: MVSLQSCFVLLLLCLSYLSATASPPSSSTCNGSIAECETESELLMDSEISRRFLAQKYISPGALRKDQPVCNGGARGEAYSKTGGCLPPPANPYNRGCSKYYRCRSDS